The DNA segment tcacgccaaggttctttgcactctggcaGGGGGACACCATGGATTTGTCAACTGTGATGGAGAGCTGGCAGGCCTTACCCAGGAGGAACAGCAGCTCCGTCTTGTtaaggttgagcttgaggtgttgggccgacatccaagctgagatatcagCCAGGCATGCAGAGATGTGTGTCGCCACCTGGATttcagaaggggggaaggagaaaagtagttgagtgtcatccacatagcaatgTTAGGAGAGACCATGTGTGGATATGACAGAGCTGATTGAGAGAAGAGGatagggcctagaaccgagccctgagggacaccagtagtgagagtagttggtgcagacacagatcctctccacgtcacctagTAGGAGTGCCCTGCAGGGTAGAATGCAATTCAAGAGTGTCCAGAGCCTGAGGCACCCAGCCCAGAGCCTGAGGCGCCCAGCCCtaagagggtggagaggaggatctgatggttcacggtgtcaaAGGCAGCGGACAGATCTACGatgatgagaacagaggagagaaagtcAGCTAAGGCAGTGCGGAGAGTCTCCGTGACACAAAGGACaacagtctcggttgagtgacccatcttgaagcctgactggttagggtcaagaagatcgttctgagagagatagcgagagagttggtcagagacagcacgGTCAAATGTTTTGGACAGAAAATAAAGAAGGGATACCGGCCTGTAGTTTTTGACTTCAGAggggtcgagtgttggtttcttgaggaggggagcgactCTGGACATTTTGATGTCAGAGGGGATTGGCAAAAAGTGGTtgacaaaaaataaatataaaaaaaagaaTAGGAATCATTTTATGAGAAAAGTAAAAGGTGTGCAACCTGCCTCTCTATATAAGGAATAATGGACAGTTGAAATGAGGTTGCTTAGTCACGTGGTTGAAGAgctattacatttttacattttcaaatattGACATAAAATTGTGTAAGTGCTTTATGGGAAAACCAAATGGTGTGTAATGTGTATCCCTACCCTGTGAACAATACAACGTTGGTTTAAGGTGCCTAGATCATGTGATCTAGTAGCTATTGAAATTCTAAGTCAAGAATTTAACTTATAAATTAAGGTAAGGGGGAAaccttttttttcttcaaaaaacCAAAGGGTGTGCAAAGTGTGTCCCTACCCTCTGAACATTCCAAAGTTGGTTTAAGGTATCTAGGTCATGTGATCAAGGAGTTATTGAATTTGaagtatttttttgtaaatatacatatatttaaaacatgtaggAATCATTTTATGAgaaaactaaagggtgtgcaacaTGTCTCTCTATATAAGGAATAATGGACAGTTGAAATTAGATTGGTAAATCACATGGTTGAAAAGCTACGGAAATTCTCAATTTGTTTATATTTATATAAAATCTTGTAAGCACTTTATAGGACAACCAAAGGGTGTACAATGTGTTTCCGTAGCCTGTGAACAATACAAACTTGGTTTAAGGTGCCTAGGTCATGTGATGAAGTAGCTATTGCAATTATaagtaaaacatgtaattaaTAAATTAAGGTAAAGGAAAATGTAAATTAAAATCAGAAAACCAAAGAGGGTGTCCCTACCCACTGAACATTCCAAAGTTGGTTTGAGGTGTCTAGGTAATGTGATCAAGGAGCTGTTGAAATGTAattgatttttatatatatatattttaaatgtaggAATACTTTTATGAGAAAACTAAAGGGTATGCAACATGCCTCTCTGTATGAGGGATAATGGACAGCTGAAATGAAGTTGGTGGACAGAGAAAATGGATTtccaggaggtggaggagaggtacCTATGACGGACTGGTCCAATAATGCATTTGTTATTGGACTGCATTTTTTTGGACAAGGAGGTATATTGGGAAATCCATTTTTACTATCAAGGGCTGTGAAGAAAGCAGTGGTAAAGGTGGATTCAATCAAGGTGACTAGAAGAAGCCTTGTTTTGGTTAATTGTGTTGATGAAGAATAGAAGAAGCGTGCACTGGATCTGGCTAAATTGCCCACATCAGAAGTAACCTGTGTTGATCTTCGGAGCAGGGCGCCTGCCAAAGGAGTTATAGCTGGAGTCTCGTTAGATATAATGTAGATGACGAGTACCTTATTCAGAAAGTGGTCAGTACACGTCTCCTGACCCGTAAATGTAAGGAAGGAGAAAAGCTACTATTGTTGTTTAGGGAGATTCTACATGTGAACATGTGAAGCTTGGCTATGTGAGGTATGCTGTGAGAGTATTTGTGTCCAAACCACTACAGTGTGGGAATTGTAAAATATATGGTCATGTGTCAAAtgtttggagatgggagaaataTGGTATTGAAGAATCTTTGAATGAAAAATGTCCTGCCCTCACAGGATTCTTCTGAGCCTGTGTAGGGACCTGATTataatttgttatttttttgtttcagAAAAGCAGGTTGATTTTGTTTAGTAAAAAAATAGTTTAATAGTTTGTATGATATTTTCAAAAAAATGCATCCACATTATTTTCATTTTTGGGATCCTTATTATCCACTAGCACAGTAGGTGGCATAATCCACATTCAATTGTTGCAAACAGTattatatcatagaagaagaagaaattAGGTTGCTAAGTCACTTGGCGTAAGAGCTCTTGAAATGTGAATATTGTGATCATGCACTTTGTTGAAGATCCCTAACTAGTTGCATTGACGGGGTGTCAGGCTGCCTACACCATTGCCATGTGATTATGACACTCGGGTCAGAATCGGgaaaataagacctgtgcaatgttATAAAACCTTTGTTCTTCACAAAAGAGTCTCAAATCTCAAGACAACTTTTCCAGGGTGGGGAACTAGTGTTGTGAGTGAATGGGAGAAATGGTACCCCGTGGGTTGACTAGCCCAGCGCCCTTCCAGCTGTGTTTGTTGTTGATTTTGGTACCATACATCAAAGGCAGAACATTTGAGAAATGTCTCCCGGGCAATACATGTCGATCAGAAAAACCTCCAGTAGTCCTAAGTAAGTGGTCACTGTTTATCCTTGAtgtataacgttagctagctagctcttctATTTTCAACTGTTCATTATTGTGAAACAGATTGTCAGACAGCTAACAAGGCTAGTTAGGATAAACTCGTGCGTCCAAAAAAAAGAAACTCATACATCATGTTTCTCAATCTTTTATTTTTTAGATGTTCCCGAGTTGAATCGTGTATTCTTTCTTTACATAAAGGGGGTAAAACTAGCTAATATACAAATCAACTAAACTGTTGTTGGTCGATGCATGCTTAATAAGGCTACATTGTTGTCTCCAACTTTACAATGTAGCATCTGTCTCCAATTGTTTCAAATGGAACTTCATTTGACTTGGACATTTTGTTTCCCATGCGCTACAATGTATCTACAGCGACCGGTCTATCTAGCTGCTGTTACTTTGTAACAGAAATATAACCACATTGTAGTAATTCTGTTTTCTGTCATTGGAAACAGAAAATGATCAGTCCTATCATCTTTTTAATTATATTCAGTTATACGGTTAATTATAGCAGCCTATAAATTTGTATGTTTCAACAAAGGTTGTCTCACTGCCTTATCTAGAGTATGGCAAGTTACAACATTTAACGGTACCCTAGCAGTATTTGTAAGTCTACATGCATATGATAGCAGTCAGTAAAGTTTGCCCTAGGTCAGTGTTTCTCAAACTCTGTGCACGTTTCGGTGTTTGCcctagcactgcacagctgatgcaaatcatcaagctttgattattttaatcaAATAGTTCCAGAAATAGGGTTTAATGAGGGGGGCTGGTAGGAAAAGATGGGGGGGGGGTTACACTCAGTGGTTTTTCTAGTACACTGGGCTAATAAATGGTAACTGATCACCTTTATCACACTCTTAATTGATAATGTTTTTGATTGGCCATCCAGTCTTTGATTGGCCATCCTCATCATATTGTCTTGTCCCACAGTTCCTGGGGACCTGGGGAACCAGCTGGAGGCCAAGCTGGACAAGCCCAGCGTGGTTCACTACATCTGTTACAAAAAGACTGACGTCTACTTCACATTATGGCTCAACCTGGAACTGCTGGTGCCGGTGGCCATTGACTGCTGGATTGACAACATGAGGTTAGTGCTTAGTGTTGCGTGAGGTGGAAAATAGGGTGATTGGTGCAAGGAGGGGTTGGGGGTATCTGATTTAATATGAGCTCTGTATAAAGCTACTGTCAGCATCTCTACTGGCAACTTGATATTAATAATAAAGTAATTGTAATACTTTTACGTAGCTGGCTGGGTAGGCATGAGAGAGAGGGATCTGTTTTTCTAGAGAAAGATGTTTTTCTGTAGCCTAGGTTGAATAGGTTATCTTCTGACCATTGAATAAACTGACCTTTGAATCCCCTTTGTAATCAATATGTTTTCAACAATTAGTTGGTCTCAGAGCGTATAGTTCATTTAATAGTGAAGCCATAGTTTACAACCAGTTGGGTCTTTCTTTTCTCCCCAATTAGGACTAGTTCCTCTTGAAATGCAGAAATTATACTGAAAAATCATTCAGATGGGTCGCTAACCAAGTAACTACATGTCATTGTGCTGTGGCTTTATTCCAGGAACAACTAATGAATTAAGGGAAGAAGTGAAAGTTTCCAATTCTATCCCATATCGTCTTCACAATACTTATATTGTAAACTGTAATGTCATTGTAATTAAAGGTAGACTCACCTAAATGACTGCAATGAGCAGCActgcagatattgagatgagcgagatgcaacaCTTTGCTCTCACAGTATCTGTGCCTGTGCAAGGGTTTGCTTCATGCTATTACAGCACGCTAGCcacgggaccaaaacagcagagaagttgaGCCTTGCCTGTCAACGCTCTTAGTAGTtttggaaattgacccactatgatGTTTTTCTGCATCCACATCATATCGCCGAGTCTATCTTGAACTTTTCTAATATTCTGGGATGTCTGTCTGCATTAGACTGATTTATAACCGTACAACAAGGCAGACAGAAGCACCTCCGGGGGTAGATGTCAGAGTGCCTGGCTTTGGAAAGACCTTCCCTCTGGAATACATTGACCCTAGCAAGGGCGATATTGGTGAGTGGACCAATCACCCTAGTGTGCCTAAAGTATCTATTCAACAGTCTCCCCAATAGTGTGCGAGTATGTCGGTTTTTGCTTGTGTGTGGGTTTAACTAAGCTACTATTGTTTTTGTTGCAGGTATGTATTTCTTCACCATAGTGCAGGCACTGGTGGATTGGGGATACACCAGAGATGACGATGTTCGAGGAGCTCCGTATGATTGGCGTAAAGCTCCAAGTAAATCAGTCTTTTCATTCTCTTACACACACATTTTAATGTAGATGCATGTCTGTCAAAGAATAATTTGTGGTCTGATGAACAGAGCTTGGTCTTTGGATGGATTGTATGTCCTTGCAAGGAGCTAGCAATGTTATTGACACCCCCTAGAActctcaaactcaactctggacctcgaagccagtccCACTGCTTTTTTTCTTCATTGGTCAGGGACTcatttagacctgggacaacaggtgggtgcaattaattatcaggtagaacagagaaccagcaggctctggatcTTGTAGGGtatagggatagcccccttttcaatttttgcctaaaatgacatacccaaattaactgcctgtagctcaggccctaaaGCAAGGAtgtgcatattcttggtaccatttgaaaggaaacactttgaagtttgtggaaatgtgaattgaatctAGGAGACTACATGatatttagtgtgaagtcacccaggtacatttgggcaaattgtgaaggagacatttacattcacattacatttttctgcaagaatatcatcaaatacttggactttgatttagcttttccagtattagtagccatattataagttcaacatttgcaaaacacccagttttcataaattcataactctccatattcttaatttttgtccaaaagttAAAGGCTTGCtgtcgcacaaggttagcagctacATTTTGCGACAGACACAGGGCTTCCATATACtcctgtaaagcccagctcattggctatctagctagctttgtttgaccccgattggtgctaaTTTGACAAAGTTAGTCGATCAAATGAAGACCAcccgcgtcatcggcgtgccatgaaggcgtcgctctctgaccaaatttggtgtcctatagcatatactacacccctaatgatatagtgaagtctggttacattctaggatctctgaggaatacatacgcacgtgatttgactggttgaaacaacgtttagggttagattttcacagattcctttctttgcaaattgaacgagtggaaatacaaaatcgatcgtgcatgctatatgggaTTTTTaaggatatgaaaaaggattttatctaacaaaacgacacttcatgttatctctgggaccgtTTGGATGATacatcagagcaagatttcagaatgtaagtacacatttcacctttagaggtgaatttatgaaacctatCGCAgtgaaaagtgttttgttgttaggagctctcaaACAACAGCATGGTATTTTTTCGCAGTATTAGtcactgtaaattggacagtgcagttatattaacaaaaatgtaagctttcagccgatataagattAAATGTACAATATCAAACAAGATAATATAAATCATAAGACAGTTAAGTATATTCTTCTGTATATCAAATTATATATACATGAACTTAATTTCCTTTAGACTCAGACATTAGTTAGAATCTAAATATTgcaccgacatttgttgtttctctaaaatctgctaCTGTGacaaggcgctgcatgatttacaactgtcccattGACGGGACGCCTATCCCTAAGAGTTAAATACCCATGCCCTACACTAGAATCTAAGGGCCCGgggctgggtttctactaagctaacatatggaattgttttaagatggtcatactaaggatcatttagctatttgattttgaattttaggacccctgtaggaataaaaaatatatattttacacactctaccgttcaaaagtttggggtcacttagaaatgtcaatagttttttttaaagaaaagcattttttgtccaataaaacataaaattgatcagaaatacagtgtagacattgttgtaaatgactattgtaactggaaaATGCTTCTTAtttcttatggaatatctacattggcgttcagcaaccatcactctgtTCCAAtgacacattgtgttagctaatccaagtatatcattttaaaggttaattgatcattagaaaaccctaccttgtcacaactcacctgattggctcaaacacattaagttaagaaattccacaaattaacttaacaaagcatacctgttcattgaaatgcattccaattaactggttgagagaataccaatagtgtgcaaagctgtcgaaggccaaagggtggctactttgaagaatataaattatattttgatttgtttaacacttttttggggggggattactatatgattccatatgttatttcatagttttcactattctaccatgtagaaaataatacaaataaagaaaccgttgaatgagtaggtgtccaaacttttgactggtactgtatatatttttgggaATGTGGAAATGGCTTATTCACTTCCATAAAAATGGTTTGGTCCGGTACATTACAGCACTTGTaggggttgtagagcaaaacggagaacatcgTGTTTGTGAGTCATCTTGCCAtaagaggggtcatattagtttgtatcccaaactgttcggacactacagatGTTTTTCGGGATGTcacctggtctgacaaacaccgctgtagctcttCCATCGCAGATGCGTTAGGCTGACATCTGTAGCTTaaaacagacagattttttttattattacgCTAATTAGATTTTCGACTATAGGTTGATAGTGTTCGttgtcaggttgtttttagccttcTATTGTAAGATTTATTACCTAACTTCGGTCCAGTCATTGAGTGACATTTAAGGGGGAAAATGGGTGTTAAGACCATAATTATGGTGTATTGAATatatactgaactaaaatataaatgcaacaatttccccatgactttactgagttacagttcatataaggaaatcagtcaatctatggatttaacatgactgggcaggggcacagccatttTGGAGCAAGGCCTactcactggggagccaggcccagccaatcagaatttttcctacaaaagggctttattacagacagaaatactcttcagtttcatcagctgtccatgtggctagtctcagacgatcccacaggtaaagaagccagatgtggaggtcctgggctggcttggttacgtggtctgcggttgtttggccggttggacatattgcaaaattctctaaaacaacgttggcgGGGACTTATGgtcgagaaattaacattaaattctctggcaacagctctggtggacattcctgcagtcatcatgccaattgcacactccctcaacttgagattttagtggccttttattgttcccagcagaaggtgcacctgtgtaatgatcatgctgtttaatcagtttcttgttatgccacacctgtcaggtggatggattatcttggcaaaggataaatgctcactaacagggatgtaaacaaatttgagagaaataagctctttgtacatatggaacatttctgtgatcttttatttcaggtcatgaaacatggaaccaacactttacatgttgtgttttatatttttgttctgtatatatTAGTATAACTATTTATTCTCAGTAGTTTGGAATGATCAGTCTCATGCATGTTTCCCCCTGTTTTTAACAGATGAGAACAAAGCCTACTTTTTGAGACTGCAACATATGATTGAGGAGATGGCCGTGAAGGCTAGGGGTCCGGTTGTCCTGATGGCCCACAGCATGGGGAACATGTACACCCTGTATTTCCTGAACCATCAGCCCCAGGCCTGGAAGGATCGCTACATCAAGACCTTTGTGTCCCTGGGTGCACCTTGGGCTGGTGTGGCTAAAACCCTGAGAGTTGTGGCTTCTGGTAAGCATTTGCATATGCTTTTCTGCATGAATTACATAGGTGTCAGAACCACAATAGTAAAGTTACCGTGGGCTGCATACTATTTGTAATGTTTAGCAACCATGTATTTTATATCTACACTATTGCATTGGTTTGTCTTTTTCCTTGCAGGTGATAATAACCATATCCCAGTCATCAGTTCACTAAAGATCCGCTCACAGCAGCGCACTGCAGTCTCAACCACATGGCTGTTACCATACGCACATTCCTGGCCTGCTGACAAGGTGCTAGTCCAAACAACCACCACCAACTACACAGTGAAGGACTACCAACGCTTCTTCAAGGATATCGACTTTGAAGATGGCTGGGAGATGCGTCAAGACACTGAACCACTGGTCAATGCACTGGAGCCCCCTGGGGTGGCCATACACTGTCTTTATGGCAGCGGAGTGCCCACAGCGGAGGGTTTTCTCTACACCAACTCTACTGATACAGACCCCACTCTGATTCTCGGAGATGGGGATGGGACGGTCAACCTGCTGAGTGCCACCCAGTGCAAGCGTTGGATAGGCCACCAGACTCAGCCTGTCCATATGCTTGAACTGGAGGGGAATGAGCATGTGGCCATGTTGCTCAACTTTACCACAGTAACCTACATCAAGACTGTGCTCTTGGGCCCTTGAGTGACCTTAACTAACTACTGCCCCTCGGCTTGCTGTCTTAAGTGGCA comes from the Salvelinus namaycush isolate Seneca chromosome 21, SaNama_1.0, whole genome shotgun sequence genome and includes:
- the LOC120066182 gene encoding phospholipase A2 group XV-like, with amino-acid sequence MGEMVPRGLTSPAPFQLCLLLILVPYIKGRTFEKCLPGNTCRSEKPPVVLIPGDLGNQLEAKLDKPSVVHYICYKKTDVYFTLWLNLELLVPVAIDCWIDNMRLIYNRTTRQTEAPPGVDVRVPGFGKTFPLEYIDPSKGDIGMYFFTIVQALVDWGYTRDDDVRGAPYDWRKAPNENKAYFLRLQHMIEEMAVKARGPVVLMAHSMGNMYTLYFLNHQPQAWKDRYIKTFVSLGAPWAGVAKTLRVVASGDNNHIPVISSLKIRSQQRTAVSTTWLLPYAHSWPADKVLVQTTTTNYTVKDYQRFFKDIDFEDGWEMRQDTEPLVNALEPPGVAIHCLYGSGVPTAEGFLYTNSTDTDPTLILGDGDGTVNLLSATQCKRWIGHQTQPVHMLELEGNEHVAMLLNFTTVTYIKTVLLGP